The genomic DNA GCCACGCTCGGCTACCCGGGCATGGGCTACGGCATCCGCTACGAGTTCGGCATCTTCACCCAGGACATCATCGACGGCTACCAGGTGGAGCGCGCCGACGAGTGGCTCAAGTTCGGCAACCCCTGGGAAATCGTCCGGCCGGAGAAGGCCGTGCCGGTGCGCTTCTACGGCCGCGTGGAGCACCACCAGGGCCCGGATGGCAAGAGCCAGGCGCGCTGGGTGGGCGCCAAGACGGTCATCGGCGTGCCCTATGACACGCCCATCGCCGGCTACGGCAACAAGACCGTCAACACCCTGCGCCTGTGGCAGGCGCGCGCCAGCGAGGAGTTCGACCTCAAGCTCTTCAACGCCGGCGACTACGAGCGCTCCGTCGTGGAGAAGAACGACTCGGAGGTCATCTCCAAGGTCCTCTACCCCAACGACGCCTTCCAGGCCGGCAAGGAGCTGCGGCTCAAGCAGCAGTACTTCTTCGTCGCCTGCTCCATCGCGGACATCGTGCGGCGCTACCTCAAGACGCACTCGGACTTCCGCGACTTCCCCAAGAAGGTGGCCATCCAGCTCAACGACACCCACCCGGCCATCGCCGTGGCCGAGCTCATGCGCGTGCTCGTGGACGAGAAGCGCCTGCCCTGGGACGAGGCCGCCGCCATCACCCAGGCCACCTTTGGCTACACCAACCACACGCTCCTGGCCGAGGCCATGGAGAAGTGGCCCGCCTCGCTCTTCGAGCGCCTGCTGCCGCGCCACCTGGAAATCATCTACGAAATCAACCAGCGCTTCCTGCGCCAGGTGCAGATCCGCTACCCCTTCGACACCGAGCGCATCCGCCGCATGAGCCTGGTGGAGGAAGGCCCGGAGAAGAAGATCCGCATGGCGCACCTGGCGGTGGTGGGCAGCCACAGCATCAACGGCGTGGCCGAGCTGCACACCAACCTCTTGCGGCGCGACGTGCTCCCCGAGTTCGCGGAGATGTACCCCGAGCGCTTCAACAACAAGACCAACGGCGTGACGCCGCGCCGCTGGCTCCTGTGGAGCAACCCCCGGCTGGCCCAGCTCATCACCCGCCGCATCGGTGACGGCTGGGTCACGGACCTGGACAAGCTGCGCGAGCTCGAGTCCGCCGCCAACGACGCCGCGTTCCGCGCGGCCTTCGCCCAGGTGAAGCAGCAGAACAAGCAGGACCTGTCGCGCTACCTCCAGGAGTTGTGCGGCGTGGACCTCAATCCCCGCGCCATCTTCGACGTGCAGATCAAGCGCCTGCACGAGTACAAGCGCCAGTTGCTCGACGCGCTGCACATCGTGTCCCTGTGGATGAAGGCGCGCCGCGATCCGAGCACCATCATCGCGCCCCGCGTGTTCCTCTTCGGCGCCAAGGCGGCCCCCGGCTACGTGCAGGCCAAGCTCATCATCCGCCTCATCAACGGCATCGCCGAGGTGGTCAACAGCGACGCGGGCACCACGGGCCTGCAGGTGCTCTTCATCCCCAACTACCGGGTGAGCCTCGCCGAGCGCATCATCCCGGCGGCGGACGTGTCCGAGCAGATCTCCACCGCGGGCTGGGAGGCCTCCGGCACCGGCAACATGAAGTTCATGCTCAATGGCGCGCTCACGCTGGGCACGCTCGACGGCGCGAACGTGGAGATCCGCCAGGCCGTGGGTGACGACAACTTCTTCCTCTTCGGCCTCACCGCGGACGAGGTCATCGCCCGCAAGCGCGCCGGCTACCGGCCGCGCGACGAGTACGAGAAGAACCAGGATCTGCGCGAGGCGTTGGATCTCATCGCCTCCGGCTTCTTCTCGCCCGAGGACAAGCACCTCTTCAAGCCGCTCATCGACGGGCTGCTGGAGGAGGATCGCTACCTGGTGCTCGCGGA from Melittangium boletus DSM 14713 includes the following:
- a CDS encoding glycogen/starch/alpha-glucan phosphorylase translates to MSHQVPAAAVQPTSESDTGREPSRTGLDAHNVHRGVLEHVRYSRGKNPENATPHDQFMALALAVRDRLADRWVRTARTYYEQDVKRAYYLSAEYLLGRALGNNLINIGMYEAAEKAMREVGVDLGTLVEMEPDAGLGNGGLGRLAACFLDSLATLGYPGMGYGIRYEFGIFTQDIIDGYQVERADEWLKFGNPWEIVRPEKAVPVRFYGRVEHHQGPDGKSQARWVGAKTVIGVPYDTPIAGYGNKTVNTLRLWQARASEEFDLKLFNAGDYERSVVEKNDSEVISKVLYPNDAFQAGKELRLKQQYFFVACSIADIVRRYLKTHSDFRDFPKKVAIQLNDTHPAIAVAELMRVLVDEKRLPWDEAAAITQATFGYTNHTLLAEAMEKWPASLFERLLPRHLEIIYEINQRFLRQVQIRYPFDTERIRRMSLVEEGPEKKIRMAHLAVVGSHSINGVAELHTNLLRRDVLPEFAEMYPERFNNKTNGVTPRRWLLWSNPRLAQLITRRIGDGWVTDLDKLRELESAANDAAFRAAFAQVKQQNKQDLSRYLQELCGVDLNPRAIFDVQIKRLHEYKRQLLDALHIVSLWMKARRDPSTIIAPRVFLFGAKAAPGYVQAKLIIRLINGIAEVVNSDAGTTGLQVLFIPNYRVSLAERIIPAADVSEQISTAGWEASGTGNMKFMLNGALTLGTLDGANVEIRQAVGDDNFFLFGLTADEVIARKRAGYRPRDEYEKNQDLREALDLIASGFFSPEDKHLFKPLIDGLLEEDRYLVLADFAAYAARQQDVARAYKDTERWTRMAIHNVAQAGIFSSDRTIKQYAEEIWRVQRIPVGP